One Symphalangus syndactylus isolate Jambi chromosome 9, NHGRI_mSymSyn1-v2.1_pri, whole genome shotgun sequence DNA segment encodes these proteins:
- the IFT22 gene encoding intraflagellar transport protein 22 homolog isoform X3 has protein sequence MKDAHGVVIVFNADIPSHQKEMEMWYSCFVQQQSLQDTQCMLIAHHKPGSGDDKGSLSLSPPLNKLKLVHSNLEDDPEEIRMEFIKYLKSIINSMSESRDREEMSIMT, from the exons ATGAAGGATGCTCATGGAGTGGTGATAGTCTTCAATGCTGACATCCCAAGCCACCAGAAGGAAATGGAGATGTGGTATTCCTGCTTTGTCCAACAGCAGTCCTTACAGGACACACAGTGTATGCTAATTGCACACCACAAACCAGGCTCTGGAGATGACAAAGGAAGCCTGTCTTTGT CGCCACCCTTGAACAAGCTGAAGCTGGTGCACTCGAACCTGGAAGACGACCCTGAGGAGATCCGGATGGAATtcataaagtatttaaaaagcaTAATCAACTCCATGTCTGAGAGCAGAGACAGGGAGGAGATGTCAATTATGACCTAG
- the IFT22 gene encoding intraflagellar transport protein 22 homolog isoform X2, translating into MLKAKILFVGPCESGKTVLANFLTESSDITEYSPTQGVRFESCWPALMKDAHGVVIVFNADIPSHQKEMEMWYSCFVQQQSLQDTQCMLIAHHKPGSGDDKGSLSLSPPLNKLKLVHSNLEDDPEEIRMEFIKYLKSIINSMSESRDREEMSIMT; encoded by the exons ATGCTGAAGGCCAAGATCCTCTTCGTGGGGCCTTGCGAG AGTGGAAAGACTGTTTTGGCCAACTTTCTGACAGAATCTTCTGACATCACTGAATACAGCCCAACCCAAGGAGTGAG GTTCGAGTCCTGCTGGCCGGCCCTGATGAAGGATGCTCATGGAGTGGTGATAGTCTTCAATGCTGACATCCCAAGCCACCAGAAGGAAATGGAGATGTGGTATTCCTGCTTTGTCCAACAGCAGTCCTTACAGGACACACAGTGTATGCTAATTGCACACCACAAACCAGGCTCTGGAGATGACAAAGGAAGCCTGTCTTTGT CGCCACCCTTGAACAAGCTGAAGCTGGTGCACTCGAACCTGGAAGACGACCCTGAGGAGATCCGGATGGAATtcataaagtatttaaaaagcaTAATCAACTCCATGTCTGAGAGCAGAGACAGGGAGGAGATGTCAATTATGACCTAG
- the IFT22 gene encoding intraflagellar transport protein 22 homolog isoform X1: MLKAKILFVGPCESGKTVLANFLTESSDITEYSPTQGVRILEFENPHVASNNKGTSCEFELWDCGGDAKFESCWPALMKDAHGVVIVFNADIPSHQKEMEMWYSCFVQQQSLQDTQCMLIAHHKPGSGDDKGSLSLSPPLNKLKLVHSNLEDDPEEIRMEFIKYLKSIINSMSESRDREEMSIMT, from the exons ATGCTGAAGGCCAAGATCCTCTTCGTGGGGCCTTGCGAG AGTGGAAAGACTGTTTTGGCCAACTTTCTGACAGAATCTTCTGACATCACTGAATACAGCCCAACCCAAGGAGTGAG gaTCCTAGAATTTGAGAACCCGCACGTTGCCAGCAACAACAAAGGCACAAGCTGTGAATTTGAGCTGTGGGACTGTGGTGGCGATGCTAA GTTCGAGTCCTGCTGGCCGGCCCTGATGAAGGATGCTCATGGAGTGGTGATAGTCTTCAATGCTGACATCCCAAGCCACCAGAAGGAAATGGAGATGTGGTATTCCTGCTTTGTCCAACAGCAGTCCTTACAGGACACACAGTGTATGCTAATTGCACACCACAAACCAGGCTCTGGAGATGACAAAGGAAGCCTGTCTTTGT CGCCACCCTTGAACAAGCTGAAGCTGGTGCACTCGAACCTGGAAGACGACCCTGAGGAGATCCGGATGGAATtcataaagtatttaaaaagcaTAATCAACTCCATGTCTGAGAGCAGAGACAGGGAGGAGATGTCAATTATGACCTAG